One region of Mucilaginibacter gotjawali genomic DNA includes:
- a CDS encoding TolC family protein produces the protein MVQFLSRPKLISLAGIAAFALLSFTAKAQQVISLQQAVDLTIKNNLTIKQAQFTEALANEDYKQAKYNQLPSLSANPSGTYNFGRSANLTTYSVSSQTNFYASGSAQLSVTVFQGGQLRNQILQNKLILDADKTSTAKVKNDLLLNVVTDYLTILTDLDLVVAAKQQIDLAKITLDRAQKNFDLGNSTRADLAQAQAQLSTAELNLTTAQNQADLAILILKQYMEMDSSTSITVEKPDISKLTDIKTVYDATEVIKTAFTNNPDIRLAELQQETYAQAIKVAKGSYYPTVSFFAGAGSNYSSLVTTHTIGATPYTSVPIGFVDATKQSVVTMEQLPITASYSPLNQVRDNFNQSLGISVQIPIFNHFTARTSVTKAKLNYEYAQLSTQLAKNTLSKTIIQAVLDLQAAEKSYQSSLNTYNSNKEALNVTKQRFDAGLVNTLDYNTALTNYNKSQNDMIEAQYQVVFRSKVIDYYLGNPITL, from the coding sequence ATGGTACAATTTTTATCAAGACCTAAACTGATAAGCCTCGCGGGGATTGCGGCGTTTGCATTGCTTAGCTTTACAGCAAAAGCGCAGCAGGTGATTAGCTTGCAGCAGGCCGTTGACCTGACGATAAAAAATAATTTAACCATTAAGCAGGCCCAATTTACCGAGGCGCTTGCCAATGAGGATTACAAACAGGCAAAGTATAACCAGTTACCCAGCCTTTCAGCCAATCCGAGTGGAACGTATAATTTTGGCCGCAGCGCCAATTTAACCACTTATTCGGTTAGCAGTCAAACAAATTTTTATGCTTCTGGAAGCGCCCAGCTTTCGGTAACCGTTTTCCAGGGAGGTCAGTTGCGTAACCAGATATTGCAAAATAAACTCATATTGGATGCGGATAAAACCAGCACAGCAAAAGTTAAGAACGACCTGCTTTTAAACGTGGTTACAGATTACCTGACCATTTTGACCGACCTGGACCTTGTAGTTGCAGCAAAACAACAAATAGACCTGGCAAAGATCACGCTTGACAGGGCACAGAAAAACTTCGATCTGGGTAATTCAACCCGCGCCGACCTGGCACAGGCACAGGCGCAGCTATCAACCGCTGAGTTAAATTTAACCACTGCTCAAAATCAAGCCGACCTGGCCATTCTGATATTAAAGCAGTATATGGAGATGGATTCTTCAACTTCCATAACCGTTGAAAAACCTGATATCAGCAAGCTGACCGATATAAAGACCGTGTACGATGCAACCGAGGTTATAAAAACGGCATTTACAAACAACCCTGATATACGGCTTGCCGAATTGCAGCAGGAAACATATGCCCAGGCAATTAAGGTAGCTAAAGGCAGCTACTATCCAACCGTATCCTTTTTTGCCGGTGCCGGGTCGAATTATTCAAGTTTGGTAACTACGCATACCATAGGGGCAACGCCATACACATCGGTGCCTATTGGTTTTGTGGATGCTACAAAACAAAGCGTTGTAACTATGGAGCAACTACCAATAACCGCATCATATTCGCCGCTTAACCAGGTAAGGGATAACTTCAACCAATCATTGGGTATCAGCGTTCAAATACCGATTTTTAATCATTTTACCGCACGGACATCAGTAACAAAGGCTAAGTTAAACTATGAGTATGCCCAGCTAAGCACCCAGCTTGCAAAGAATACTTTAAGCAAAACTATTATACAGGCAGTACTTGATCTGCAGGCAGCTGAGAAAAGTTATCAATCATCATTAAACACTTATAATTCAAATAAGGAAGCATTAAATGTTACCAAACAGCGGTTTGATGCCGGGCTGGTAAACACACTTGATTATAATACTGCTTTAACTAATTACAATAAATCGCAGAATGATATGATCGAAGCGCAGTACCAGGTGGTATTCAGAAGTAAGGTGATTGACTATTATCTTGGTAACCCGATAACTTTGTAA
- a CDS encoding aconitate hydratase → MAFDLDMIKNVYDRYSTRVAAARKATGKHLTLTEKILYAHLSEGDAQTAFGRGVDYVDFAPDRVAMQDATAQMALLQFMQAGRPKVAVPSTVHCDHLIQAKIGADQDLSTAKDVNKEVYDFLASVSDKYGLGFWKPGAGIIHQVVLENYAFPGGMMIGTDSHTPNAGGLGMIAIGVGGADACDVMAGLPWELKFPKLIGVKLTGKLSGWTSAKDVILKVAGILTVKGGTGAIVEYFGEGARSLSATGKGTICNMGAEIGATTSIFGYDEKAATYLRGTKRADIADLADAVAEYLTGDPEVYANPGDYFDQVIELNLSELEPHVNGPFTPDLAWPISKFATAVKENGWPVKLEVGLIGSCTNSSYEDITRSASIAKQAIDKHLKTKAEFTITPGSELVRYTVDRDGYLDTFAAMGGVVLANACGPCIGQWARHTDDPTRKNSIITSFNRNFAKRQDGNPNTHAFVASPEIVTAFAIAGDLTFNPLTDTLINDKGEQVKLDEPLGIEMPVKGYAVEDAGYQAPAEDGSKVEVKVDPKSSRLQLLDPFSAWEGTDIFGLKLLIKAKGKCTTDHISMAGPWLKFRGHLDNISNNMLIGAINYFNNTADSVKNELTGEYGPVPATQRDYKAHGIGTVVVGDENYGEGSSREHAAMEPRHLGVRAILVKSFARIHETNLKKQGMLGITFVDASDYDKIQEDDTIDIIGLTTFAPGKQLSVVLHHKDGSTDSFPVNHTYNAQQIEWFKAGGALNIIRRQMAS, encoded by the coding sequence ATGGCTTTTGATTTAGATATGATCAAAAATGTTTACGACCGCTACAGCACCCGCGTGGCTGCTGCCCGTAAAGCGACCGGCAAACACCTTACTTTAACCGAAAAAATATTATACGCCCACCTTAGCGAAGGCGATGCCCAAACAGCATTTGGCCGCGGTGTGGATTATGTTGACTTTGCACCCGATCGCGTTGCTATGCAGGATGCTACCGCACAAATGGCGTTACTGCAATTTATGCAGGCGGGCCGTCCAAAGGTGGCCGTACCTTCAACCGTTCATTGCGATCACCTGATTCAGGCTAAAATTGGCGCCGACCAGGATTTGAGCACCGCCAAGGATGTAAATAAAGAAGTTTATGATTTTTTGGCTTCGGTATCGGATAAATACGGGCTGGGTTTCTGGAAACCTGGTGCTGGTATTATTCACCAGGTGGTTTTGGAAAACTATGCATTCCCCGGCGGTATGATGATCGGTACCGACTCACATACCCCTAATGCAGGTGGTTTGGGGATGATCGCTATTGGTGTTGGTGGTGCTGATGCCTGCGACGTAATGGCCGGACTGCCATGGGAGCTTAAATTCCCGAAACTGATCGGTGTAAAACTAACCGGGAAACTTTCCGGCTGGACATCGGCAAAAGACGTTATCCTTAAAGTAGCTGGTATCCTTACCGTAAAAGGCGGTACCGGCGCTATTGTTGAATATTTTGGCGAAGGCGCACGTTCGCTTTCTGCAACAGGTAAAGGCACCATCTGCAACATGGGTGCCGAGATCGGCGCGACCACCTCTATTTTTGGTTACGATGAAAAAGCGGCTACCTACCTGCGGGGTACCAAGCGTGCTGACATTGCCGACCTTGCTGACGCGGTTGCCGAATACTTAACCGGCGACCCTGAAGTTTATGCAAACCCTGGTGATTATTTCGACCAGGTGATCGAACTGAACCTGAGCGAACTGGAACCGCATGTAAACGGTCCGTTTACCCCTGACCTGGCATGGCCAATCTCTAAATTTGCGACAGCGGTTAAAGAAAACGGCTGGCCGGTAAAACTGGAAGTTGGTTTGATAGGATCATGCACCAACTCCTCTTATGAAGACATTACCCGTTCGGCTTCTATCGCCAAACAGGCCATTGATAAACATTTAAAAACCAAAGCGGAGTTTACTATAACACCGGGATCAGAACTGGTACGTTATACAGTTGACCGTGATGGCTACCTGGACACTTTTGCAGCAATGGGCGGTGTTGTGCTGGCGAATGCCTGCGGCCCATGTATCGGCCAATGGGCCCGTCATACTGACGACCCTACGCGCAAAAACTCTATCATCACCTCTTTCAACCGTAACTTTGCCAAACGCCAGGACGGTAACCCGAATACCCACGCGTTTGTGGCTTCGCCGGAAATTGTAACTGCATTTGCTATTGCCGGTGATCTTACGTTTAACCCGCTGACTGATACTTTAATCAATGACAAAGGCGAACAGGTAAAATTAGACGAACCATTGGGTATTGAAATGCCGGTAAAAGGTTATGCAGTGGAAGATGCAGGCTACCAGGCGCCAGCCGAAGACGGCAGCAAAGTAGAAGTGAAGGTTGACCCTAAATCATCCCGTTTACAACTGCTTGATCCCTTCTCTGCATGGGAAGGCACCGATATTTTTGGCTTAAAACTTTTGATAAAAGCAAAAGGGAAATGTACTACCGACCATATCTCTATGGCTGGTCCCTGGTTGAAGTTCCGCGGGCATTTGGACAATATCTCCAACAATATGCTCATCGGAGCGATCAACTATTTTAACAATACTGCCGACAGCGTTAAAAACGAATTAACCGGAGAATACGGCCCGGTACCTGCAACCCAGCGTGATTACAAAGCGCATGGCATAGGCACCGTTGTAGTAGGCGACGAAAACTATGGTGAAGGTTCATCACGTGAACATGCTGCTATGGAGCCGCGCCACCTGGGTGTCCGTGCCATCCTGGTAAAATCATTTGCCCGCATCCACGAAACCAACCTGAAAAAACAAGGCATGCTGGGTATCACTTTTGTTGATGCCAGCGACTATGATAAAATACAGGAAGACGATACCATTGATATTATCGGCTTAACCACTTTTGCCCCCGGCAAACAGTTAAGCGTGGTATTGCACCATAAAGACGGATCGACCGATAGCTTCCCGGTAAACCATACCTATAATGCACAGCAGATAGAATGGTTTAAAGCCGGCGGCGCGCTGAATATCATCAGGCGGCAAATGGCTTCGTAA
- a CDS encoding ABC transporter substrate-binding protein yields MGVKQHCSTIFKFSNQPIFKLLLLLLFISCSNNTSTSKKTVFNINLDEGLSSLDPAFSRNQNAIWMNNALYNGLVQIDDSLKTIPCIAKSWDISTDGTVYTFHLRNDVYFHDDPHFKNGIGRKAVAADFVYSFSRLVDPKVASSGSWIFSDKVNGCNGFIAINDSTFQVKLKQPYPPFISMLTSQYCSVVPHEVVDFYGKDFRQHPVGTGPFRFKYWKEGEVLVLLKNEHYWEKDKDGSPLPHLDAIRATFIGDKQTAFMEFISGKLDFLNDIDGSYRDDILTKSGKITTKYKGKFILSTGPFLNTIYLGMLVDSSLAIVKSSPLRHLKIRQAINYAIDRKKMIKYLRNSMGTAGSAGFIPVGMPGFEADKMQGYSYNPEKARQLLKEAGYPNGDNLPEIVLHTTVGYRSLIEYVQGQLSQIGIKTSVEITQGASLRELVSKNGVNFFYGSWLADYPDAENYLSVFYSKNKIPWGPNYTGFNNKQFDALFVQAYHEPNDEKRYALYRQMDNIVMQQSPVVILYYDKRVNLYQNNISGYSVNAQNLLVFKKIKKI; encoded by the coding sequence GTGGGAGTAAAACAGCATTGTTCAACAATTTTCAAATTTTCAAATCAACCAATTTTCAAATTACTACTGCTACTGCTATTCATCTCCTGCTCAAACAATACATCCACTTCCAAAAAAACCGTCTTCAATATCAACCTGGATGAAGGCCTCAGTTCCCTTGACCCAGCTTTTTCGCGCAACCAGAATGCCATCTGGATGAACAATGCGTTGTATAACGGCCTGGTGCAGATTGATGACAGCCTGAAAACCATCCCCTGCATTGCAAAAAGCTGGGATATTTCAACCGATGGCACTGTCTATACTTTTCACCTGCGTAATGATGTTTATTTTCATGATGATCCCCATTTTAAAAACGGTATAGGCCGCAAAGCCGTCGCAGCTGATTTTGTGTACAGCTTCAGCCGCCTCGTCGACCCGAAAGTGGCCTCCTCCGGCTCATGGATCTTTAGTGACAAGGTGAACGGCTGTAACGGTTTTATCGCTATAAATGACTCTACTTTTCAGGTAAAACTGAAACAACCTTATCCGCCGTTTATAAGCATGCTTACTTCGCAGTATTGTTCGGTAGTACCGCATGAGGTGGTTGATTTTTACGGGAAAGATTTTCGCCAGCACCCGGTGGGTACCGGGCCATTCAGGTTTAAGTACTGGAAAGAAGGCGAAGTACTGGTATTGCTGAAAAACGAACATTACTGGGAAAAAGATAAGGATGGCAGTCCCCTGCCCCATTTGGATGCCATTCGTGCCACCTTTATCGGCGATAAACAAACCGCTTTTATGGAATTTATCAGCGGCAAGCTCGATTTTTTGAATGATATTGATGGCAGCTACCGCGATGATATCCTCACCAAGTCTGGTAAGATCACTACCAAATACAAAGGAAAATTTATCTTAAGCACCGGCCCGTTCCTCAATACCATTTACCTGGGCATGCTGGTAGATAGCAGCCTGGCTATCGTGAAAAGCTCGCCCTTGCGGCATTTAAAAATAAGGCAGGCCATCAATTACGCCATCGACCGCAAAAAGATGATCAAATACCTGCGCAACAGCATGGGTACGGCAGGTTCGGCAGGGTTTATTCCTGTCGGGATGCCGGGTTTTGAGGCAGACAAAATGCAAGGCTACTCCTACAATCCCGAAAAAGCAAGGCAGTTACTCAAAGAAGCCGGTTATCCCAATGGCGACAACCTGCCCGAAATTGTTTTACATACCACCGTAGGCTACCGCAGCCTGATTGAGTATGTGCAGGGACAGCTCAGCCAGATCGGCATTAAAACAAGTGTGGAGATTACCCAGGGCGCCAGCCTGCGCGAACTGGTATCCAAAAACGGCGTCAACTTTTTCTACGGAAGCTGGCTGGCTGATTATCCCGATGCGGAAAATTACCTTTCTGTTTTCTACTCAAAAAACAAGATCCCCTGGGGGCCAAACTATACCGGCTTTAACAATAAACAATTCGACGCCCTGTTCGTACAGGCCTACCACGAGCCTAACGATGAAAAACGCTACGCCCTTTACCGCCAGATGGATAATATTGTAATGCAGCAATCGCCGGTAGTTATTTTGTATTATGATAAACGGGTTAACCTGTATCAGAATAATATTTCAGGATATAGCGTTAACGCGCAGAATTTGCTGGTGTTTAAGAAGATAAAAAAGATTTAG
- the hutI gene encoding imidazolonepropionase has product MKKITGPFTQILPLTGLPLKGALKDSQLQIIKNAWVLSNNDRIITIGTLERLRKDHPSAQITEITGDRVLLPGFIDCHTHICFAGSRANDYALRSSGKSYTDIAKAGGGIWDTVTATRAASEATLVELLVKRADRHLSEGVSIIEVKSGYGLSVEQELKQLRAIKEASYKTKATLVPTCLAAHMLPKDFEGTRAEYLDDVLKNLLPIVKKENLATRVDIFVEDGAFKPETAMNFLQKAKEMGFAVTVHADQFTTGGSELAVEVGAVSADHQEATKDRDIKLLAKSDTVAVALPGASLGLGMQYAPARKLLNAGACLAIASDWNPGSAPMGDLLMQAAVLGAAEKLSAAEVFAGLTFRAAQALRLTNRGTLATGTPADFHMYPTNDYRDILYNQGKLKPILR; this is encoded by the coding sequence ATGAAAAAAATAACAGGCCCATTCACCCAAATATTGCCATTAACCGGCCTGCCGCTAAAAGGCGCATTGAAGGACAGCCAGCTGCAGATCATTAAAAATGCATGGGTTTTGAGTAATAACGACCGGATCATCACCATCGGCACACTGGAAAGGCTGCGCAAGGACCATCCATCGGCACAGATCACCGAAATTACCGGCGACAGGGTGTTACTGCCGGGCTTTATTGACTGCCATACGCATATTTGTTTTGCCGGCAGCCGGGCCAATGACTATGCCCTGCGTTCATCCGGTAAAAGCTATACCGATATTGCTAAAGCTGGTGGCGGCATTTGGGATACGGTAACTGCTACCCGTGCGGCAAGTGAGGCAACCCTGGTTGAACTATTGGTGAAACGTGCGGACAGGCATCTATCCGAAGGTGTCAGCATAATTGAAGTAAAGAGCGGGTACGGTTTATCTGTTGAACAGGAGCTGAAACAATTAAGGGCGATAAAAGAGGCATCGTATAAAACAAAAGCAACCTTAGTACCCACCTGCCTGGCAGCGCACATGCTTCCAAAAGACTTTGAAGGAACGCGAGCAGAGTATTTGGATGACGTTTTAAAAAACCTGCTCCCTATCGTCAAAAAAGAAAACCTGGCTACCCGGGTGGATATTTTTGTGGAGGATGGTGCATTTAAGCCGGAAACCGCTATGAACTTCCTTCAAAAAGCAAAAGAAATGGGCTTTGCCGTAACCGTTCATGCCGACCAGTTTACTACCGGCGGCAGCGAGCTGGCTGTTGAAGTTGGTGCTGTTTCTGCAGATCACCAGGAAGCCACCAAGGACCGGGACATCAAATTATTAGCAAAATCAGATACAGTAGCAGTGGCCTTACCCGGAGCCTCATTAGGATTAGGGATGCAATATGCTCCTGCCCGGAAGTTACTGAACGCGGGTGCATGCCTTGCCATTGCCAGCGACTGGAACCCCGGATCGGCCCCGATGGGCGATTTGCTGATGCAGGCTGCCGTATTGGGTGCAGCCGAAAAACTAAGCGCCGCCGAAGTATTTGCCGGGCTAACCTTCCGCGCAGCACAGGCCTTAAGGCTCACCAACCGCGGAACACTGGCAACAGGTACCCCTGCTGATTTTCATATGTATCCGACCAATGATTACAGGGATATATTATATAACCAGGGGAAACTGAAACCAATTTTAAGGTGA
- the hutU gene encoding urocanate hydratase — translation MTTSEFIKTYANHPVYKAPRGMELHAKSWQTEAPLRMLLNNLDGQVAENPDELVVYGGIGQAARNPESLRKIIELLLELDEYHSLLVQSGKPVGIIRSHPEAPRVLIANSNLVPAWATWDHFNELRAKGLMMYGQMTAGSWIYIGSQGILQGTYETFVECGVQHFNGDLTGKLIVSAGLGGMGGAQPLAATMAGGVFLGADVDETRIQKRLDSQYIDRMTHSYEEAIAWVQEAMEKGETLSVGLVSDAGDMLEKLLHANIVPDMLTDQTSAHDPLNGYIPNGLSMTLASVLRKTDPAEYKRLSLASMARHVGFMLELQKRGAVTFDYGNNLREFARQGGEPNAFNFPGFTPAYIRPLFCEGKGPFRWVALSGDPEDIFATDNALMEAFPENKPLINWLEKAQQKISFQGLPARICWLGMGEREKAGLIFNDLVKTGKVKGPIVIGRDHLDCGSVASPNRETESMMDGSDAVSDWPLLNLMSNTAGGATWVSFHHGGGVGMGYSQHAGMVVLADGTDRAATCLKRVLYNDPAMGIFRHTDAGYDKAKEWAEKFDLKVW, via the coding sequence ATGACGACTTCGGAATTTATTAAAACCTACGCCAACCACCCGGTGTATAAAGCCCCGCGTGGTATGGAACTGCATGCCAAAAGCTGGCAGACTGAAGCACCTTTGCGGATGCTGCTGAATAACCTTGATGGCCAGGTGGCCGAAAACCCGGACGAACTGGTGGTTTATGGCGGCATCGGCCAGGCGGCCCGTAACCCGGAATCGCTCCGTAAAATTATTGAGCTTTTGCTGGAGCTGGATGAATATCACTCGCTATTGGTACAATCCGGCAAACCGGTAGGCATTATCCGCAGTCACCCCGAGGCACCGCGTGTACTCATCGCTAACAGCAATTTAGTTCCTGCCTGGGCAACCTGGGATCACTTTAACGAACTCCGCGCCAAAGGCCTGATGATGTATGGGCAGATGACGGCCGGCAGCTGGATCTATATCGGCTCGCAGGGCATATTGCAGGGCACTTATGAGACTTTTGTAGAATGCGGCGTACAGCATTTTAATGGCGACCTTACCGGCAAATTGATCGTCAGCGCTGGTTTGGGCGGCATGGGCGGCGCTCAGCCACTGGCAGCCACTATGGCGGGCGGTGTATTTTTAGGGGCCGATGTGGATGAAACCCGCATCCAAAAACGTTTGGATTCGCAGTACATCGACAGGATGACCCACTCGTACGAGGAAGCTATTGCCTGGGTGCAGGAAGCAATGGAAAAGGGCGAAACGTTGTCGGTGGGTCTGGTAAGCGATGCCGGCGATATGCTGGAAAAATTATTGCATGCCAATATCGTCCCCGATATGCTGACCGATCAAACTTCGGCACATGATCCGCTGAACGGTTATATCCCTAACGGACTTTCGATGACATTGGCATCGGTGCTCAGGAAAACCGACCCGGCTGAATATAAAAGATTATCCCTTGCCAGTATGGCAAGGCATGTTGGCTTTATGCTCGAACTGCAAAAACGCGGCGCCGTAACTTTTGATTACGGCAACAACCTGCGCGAATTTGCCCGCCAGGGCGGTGAGCCGAATGCGTTTAACTTCCCCGGGTTTACCCCCGCCTATATCCGTCCCTTATTTTGCGAGGGCAAAGGGCCGTTCAGATGGGTCGCCTTATCCGGCGATCCTGAAGATATTTTTGCTACTGACAACGCATTGATGGAAGCTTTTCCTGAAAACAAACCCCTGATTAACTGGCTCGAAAAAGCGCAGCAAAAGATCTCTTTCCAGGGCCTGCCCGCGCGCATCTGCTGGTTGGGCATGGGCGAACGCGAAAAAGCAGGCTTAATATTTAACGACCTGGTAAAAACAGGCAAAGTAAAAGGCCCCATAGTAATAGGACGCGATCACCTGGACTGCGGTTCCGTAGCATCCCCTAACCGGGAGACGGAATCCATGATGGATGGCTCTGATGCGGTATCAGACTGGCCGTTACTGAACCTGATGTCGAACACGGCAGGCGGAGCTACATGGGTATCCTTCCATCATGGCGGCGGCGTCGGCATGGGCTATTCACAGCATGCCGGGATGGTGGTATTAGCCGATGGAACTGATCGCGCAGCCACCTGCCTTAAAAGAGTTTTATATAATGACCCGGCAATGGGCATCTTCCGGCATACCGATGCCGGCTATGATAAAGCCAAAGAATGGGCGGAGAAGTTTGATTTGAAAGTATGGTAG
- the ftcD gene encoding glutamate formimidoyltransferase — MQLIECVPNFSEGVNLDIIKQITNEVESVEGVRLLNVDPGKATNRTVVTFVGEPEKVIEAAFLAIKKAGELIDMSKHKGEHPRMGATDVCPLIPIANITMQETAAYAKRLAKRVGEELFIPVYLYEHAQEDKSRNNLSVIRAGEYEGFFKKIKLPQWKPDFGPVEYDAKRGATVIGARDFLIAYNVNLNTTSTRRANSIAFDVREAGRVLREGDPINGKIITDENGKPKSIPGSLKSVKAIGWFIEEYGVAQISMNLTNIEVTPLHIAFDEVCKKAAERGMRVTGSELVGLVPLKSMLDAGKYFLLKQQRSVGVSEKELIRIAILSMGLSELAPFNPDERIIEYLLKDKGSSKLASMSLIDFADETASESPAPGGGSIAAYLGALGAALGTMVANLSSHKKGWDDRWKEFSDWAEKGQQYKDELLELVDLDTAAFNKIMEAFGLSKSTPEEKAARDKAIQDATKYAIEIPFKVMKAACGSMTVIKAMAETGNPNSISDAGVAALCARSAVIGAFMNVKINASGYKDKAFTDEIIAEGNEIEKQAMELEKEIIELVNLKIS, encoded by the coding sequence ATGCAACTAATCGAATGTGTCCCCAATTTCAGCGAAGGTGTAAACCTTGATATTATTAAGCAGATCACCAACGAAGTTGAATCTGTTGAAGGTGTACGATTGTTGAATGTCGATCCGGGCAAAGCCACCAACCGTACGGTGGTAACTTTTGTGGGCGAACCGGAAAAGGTGATCGAAGCGGCGTTTTTAGCTATTAAAAAAGCCGGCGAACTGATTGATATGAGTAAGCATAAAGGCGAACACCCCCGCATGGGCGCTACGGATGTCTGTCCGCTGATACCGATAGCGAATATCACCATGCAGGAAACGGCAGCATATGCCAAACGCCTGGCCAAACGCGTGGGCGAAGAGTTATTCATTCCGGTTTATTTGTATGAGCATGCGCAGGAAGATAAAAGCAGGAACAACCTTTCGGTGATCCGTGCGGGGGAATATGAAGGCTTTTTCAAGAAGATCAAATTGCCGCAATGGAAGCCTGATTTCGGCCCGGTGGAGTATGACGCCAAACGCGGCGCAACGGTTATCGGCGCAAGGGATTTCCTGATCGCTTATAATGTCAACTTAAATACTACCAGCACCCGCAGGGCAAATTCCATTGCCTTTGACGTGCGGGAGGCTGGTCGGGTTTTGCGTGAAGGCGACCCGATCAACGGAAAGATCATTACTGATGAGAACGGTAAACCAAAATCAATCCCCGGTTCGTTAAAATCAGTAAAAGCCATCGGCTGGTTCATCGAGGAATATGGTGTGGCACAAATCTCCATGAACCTCACCAATATTGAAGTAACCCCCTTACATATTGCCTTTGACGAGGTCTGCAAAAAAGCAGCAGAGCGTGGCATGCGTGTTACCGGCAGCGAGTTGGTGGGCCTAGTACCACTCAAATCCATGCTGGATGCAGGTAAATATTTCTTATTAAAGCAGCAGCGTTCGGTTGGGGTGAGTGAAAAGGAGTTGATCAGGATAGCAATCCTTTCAATGGGACTTTCGGAACTGGCGCCTTTCAACCCGGACGAACGCATTATTGAATATTTGCTGAAAGATAAGGGATCCAGCAAACTCGCATCCATGAGTTTGATCGATTTTGCCGACGAAACGGCCAGCGAAAGCCCTGCCCCTGGCGGTGGTTCAATTGCCGCCTACCTGGGCGCTCTGGGAGCAGCTTTGGGCACAATGGTAGCCAACCTATCCTCCCACAAAAAGGGCTGGGACGACCGTTGGAAAGAATTCAGCGATTGGGCCGAAAAAGGGCAGCAATATAAAGATGAATTGTTAGAGCTGGTCGACCTGGATACTGCCGCGTTCAACAAGATAATGGAAGCCTTCGGCCTGTCCAAATCAACACCCGAAGAAAAAGCGGCAAGGGATAAAGCCATACAGGACGCCACCAAATATGCCATTGAAATACCCTTTAAAGTGATGAAAGCCGCCTGTGGCAGCATGACCGTCATCAAAGCTATGGCCGAAACTGGTAACCCCAACTCCATCAGTGATGCGGGGGTGGCAGCCCTTTGCGCCCGCAGCGCGGTGATCGGTGCCTTTATGAATGTGAAGATCAATGCTTCGGGGTATAAGGATAAGGCATTTACGGATGAGATTATTGCTGAAGGTAATGAGATTGAAAAACAAGCTATGGAATTGGAAAAGGAGATTATTGAGTTGGTGAATTTGAAAATTAGTTAA
- a CDS encoding porin family protein produces the protein MNYGIKAGLNLSTLSLTGPGFTNYGKYLPGFNAGGIVNIEFSNFTIQPGLFYSTKGEQITLLFVDANQQNPQKATLTYRLNFIELPINFLYKIVKLQDGNLHIGGGPYLGYGISANSSINGTNTSLSYSKYYRNPDYGINFIVGAEFINKFIVDAGYGLGFANLGGGSTPQNRVFSFSVGYLFR, from the coding sequence ATAAATTATGGCATTAAAGCCGGGCTTAATTTGTCAACATTATCACTTACAGGTCCAGGGTTTACAAATTATGGCAAATACCTCCCCGGGTTTAATGCAGGTGGTATCGTCAATATTGAATTTTCAAATTTCACAATCCAGCCGGGTTTATTCTATAGCACAAAAGGCGAACAAATTACTTTACTTTTTGTTGATGCTAATCAGCAAAACCCACAAAAAGCTACATTGACTTATAGGCTGAATTTCATTGAACTGCCTATTAACTTTCTGTATAAAATTGTAAAATTACAAGATGGAAACTTACATATTGGCGGCGGACCTTACCTGGGCTATGGCATTTCGGCGAACTCATCGATAAATGGAACAAATACTTCTCTTTCATATAGCAAATACTATCGTAACCCGGATTACGGGATCAATTTCATAGTCGGAGCAGAATTCATCAATAAATTTATCGTAGACGCCGGCTACGGGTTAGGGTTTGCCAACTTAGGCGGTGGTTCCACCCCACAAAACCGGGTATTTAGCTTTTCCGTGGGATATTTGTTTAGATAG